The following proteins are encoded in a genomic region of Garra rufa chromosome 22, GarRuf1.0, whole genome shotgun sequence:
- the nme2a gene encoding NME/NM23 nucleoside diphosphate kinase 2a isoform X1: MGSGVSTPNPPSTPSAQCAKCTTAQMSGNEERTFIAIKPDGVQRGLVGEIIKRFEQKGFKLVAMKLIQADEDLLRQHYGDLKDRPFFPGLVSYMSSGPVLAMVWEGFNVIKTGRVMLGETNPVDSKPGTIRGDFCIQVVRNIIHGSDSVESANEEINLWFKPEEICDYTKCQDSWLNG, translated from the exons ATGGGGTCAGGGGTTTCAACACCCAATCCCCCCTCCACACCTTCAGCTCAGTGTGCCAAATGTACCACAGC CCAAATGTCTGGAAATGAGGAGCGCACTTTCATTGCCATCAAGCCTGATGGAGTGCAAAGGGGACTTGTCGGAGAGATCATCAAGCGTTTCGAACAGAAGGGCTTCAAGTTAGTTGCAATGAAGTTAATCCAG GCCGATGAGGATCTTCTGAGACAGCACTATGGTGACCTGAAGGATCGGCCTTTCTTCCCTGGGCTTGTCAGTTATATGTCCTCTGGCCCTGTGCTTGCCATG GTGTGGGAGGGTTTTAACGTTATAAAAACCGGCAGAGTAATGCTCGGCGAGACTAATCCCGTTGACTCCAAGCCTGGGACTATCCGAGGTGACTTTTGCATTCAGGTTGTCCG GAACATCATTCACGGCAGTGATTCTGTCGAAAGTGCCAACGAGGAAATCAACCTGTGGTTCAAACCAGAGGAGATCTGTGACTACACCAAATGTCAGGATAGCTGGCTCAATGGCTGA
- the nme2a gene encoding NME/NM23 nucleoside diphosphate kinase 2a isoform X2 codes for MSGNEERTFIAIKPDGVQRGLVGEIIKRFEQKGFKLVAMKLIQADEDLLRQHYGDLKDRPFFPGLVSYMSSGPVLAMVWEGFNVIKTGRVMLGETNPVDSKPGTIRGDFCIQVVRNIIHGSDSVESANEEINLWFKPEEICDYTKCQDSWLNG; via the exons ATGTCTGGAAATGAGGAGCGCACTTTCATTGCCATCAAGCCTGATGGAGTGCAAAGGGGACTTGTCGGAGAGATCATCAAGCGTTTCGAACAGAAGGGCTTCAAGTTAGTTGCAATGAAGTTAATCCAG GCCGATGAGGATCTTCTGAGACAGCACTATGGTGACCTGAAGGATCGGCCTTTCTTCCCTGGGCTTGTCAGTTATATGTCCTCTGGCCCTGTGCTTGCCATG GTGTGGGAGGGTTTTAACGTTATAAAAACCGGCAGAGTAATGCTCGGCGAGACTAATCCCGTTGACTCCAAGCCTGGGACTATCCGAGGTGACTTTTGCATTCAGGTTGTCCG GAACATCATTCACGGCAGTGATTCTGTCGAAAGTGCCAACGAGGAAATCAACCTGTGGTTCAAACCAGAGGAGATCTGTGACTACACCAAATGTCAGGATAGCTGGCTCAATGGCTGA